The Penicillium oxalicum strain HP7-1 chromosome VIII, whole genome shotgun sequence DNA segment cattcTCATCGCCTCATCCGCAGCAACTTTCTTCCCTGTTCTCGCCAAGCGAGCACCTCGTCTTCGAGTTCCCATCTACATCTACCTCTTCGCCAAATACTTTGGCGCCGGCGTCATCATTGCCACAGCCTTCATCCACCTGCTCGATCCAGCATACGATGAAATCGGTCCAAGTTCCTGCGTGGGGATGACCGGCCACTGGGCAGATTACTCCTGGTGCCCGGCCATCGTCCTCACCTCACTCATGCTAGTCTTCTTGCTCGACTTTGGGGCCGAGCGCTACGTCGAGAAGAAATATGGTCTTTGCCGAGACGATCCCGAGTCCATCGTCGCTACGGGGGGCCAGGGACACGTCCACACGCACTTGGACGCATCGGAATCGCAGGGACCCGCCTCGCTGGAGTCAAAGGGCAAGCACAGCGACGAGATTGAATCCCAATCACTCGATGAGAGTTTCATCGAACGATCCTTCCGTCAGCAGATTGCCGCATTTCTCATTCTAGAGTTCGGCGTCATCTTTCACTCGGTGATTATCGGTTTGAATCTGGGGGTTGCGGGAGACGAATTTGCCACCCTCTACCCGGTCCTGGTTTTCCATCAATCATTCGAGGGGCTTGGTATCGGTGCCCGAATGAGCTCGATTCCCTTCCGGAAAGAGAGCTGGCTCCCCTGGATGCTGTGCGCGGCGTACGGATTGACAACTCCCATTGCGATTGCGATTGGGTTGGGTCTGCGCACGACGTATAATCCGGGCTCGTTCACGGCGAATGTGGTCTCGGGGGTGTTGGATGCGATTTCGGCGGGAATTCTGATCTATACGGGTTTGGTTGAGTTGTTGGCGAAGGATTTCTTGTTTGATCCTCACCGGACCAAGGATGATAAGAGATTGACTTTTATGGTGGTGTGTCTGTTATTGGGAGCGGGCATCATGGCCTTGTTGGGTAAGTGGGCGTAGGTGAGACGCTCAGTATTGACTTTGTCGCGTGTGAAGGGGACGATCAAGATGTGCCGAcggctttttccttttttttattattgttcttttttttttgagttcCTGGGGGATGTTTTAAAATGGGGGAACCGGATGGATATAGAAATTTCGGGAAATGCCACCCTGGAACTTGCTGGAATGACTGTACCTTTATTTGGCTAATGAATAGACTTTGAACGTTTTTGACCTCAGTTATGCTTCCACTTGAATTGTCTATCagtagaaaaagaaaaaaaaagcccctTTTGCATTCAAAGTAGCAAGATCTGCCTCTTAAGATTGTGATTGATCTACATAGAACTTTACACTTCCTAATCAAATGTATCGTGTGGAAAGTAATTCGCCAGAAGGGCAGGCTATCACACTCTCAGTCAAGTAGGTATGTACCATATTTGTATTTCTCACACTATCAATAAGAATATGTTTTCATAAACAAAAGTTCAAACAGCCTCCAGTCCTCCCACAATCTAGACCTTCACCCGCCTCGAGTACGCAGGAGGTGCCTCCCTCTGTCTTCCCAGCGACGAAACATCTACCAAAACCGCCTCATCCGCCCTTCTCGTCATCCTCCGACGATATCTTCGCACTCCCCAAAATCCAAGAAATCCCACCAGGATCACACCCGCGGGCACTCCGATTCCGATTCCAATCTTGGTACCCTTGCTCAAGGAATGATCCTTGGGTAGCCTCAGCGAGTCGGTCACAATCGGAACAAGGGTAGACTCTGAGGCTTTGAATCGGATCTGAATCCCGTCTGCGGTCATTGCTCGAACGGTCGTGACCGCGGAGAGGGTCGGGTCGGAGTATGTGATTGTCGTGGGGACGTTGAATGTCTTTCCGCAATAGTTTTGTCCGTAACAGTCGAATCCcctgaagagagaaagaggaaagaggatttCGTTAGATGCAATAGATTATACAtgtcattttcattttcatttttttttccttgttgGGTAGAAAAGGGTCTCTATCTATTTTCTTCCAGAGGATGGACAACTCACTGTGGACAGCAAATGACAGTCGTCTCTTCTCGCTGGGTGGTGGTCGGAAGAGTACATGTCTTGTAGTTGTATGGACATCGTCCTGGACTGAAGTAGAAAGTAAACTTCCAGCCATCAGGACAACACTCGTTGCCGTACGGTCCCTGGCATGCCTGTGTCAGAGCAGGTCGATCAAGCCACAAGCCAGGACTCGGTGTTGAGCATGACGAAGGTGCCGTGAAGACAGTAGTAAGAGGTCCCGCGTTCCTGGCCGTTGTGTCGATGCGATTGACATATGAAGTGTCGTAGTATTGCCCGGAGGCGATAACCACAAAGCCCCAAAGTAAACTGATGTGTCGGAGCATACCGTCACCTTGTTTTCAGTCTTCTTGGGAAaacgatgatgaggatttcaTGCGCGAGACACAATTCAGGGCAAGTATTGAATTGGCTACCCTGAGTATACCAATatcaaaaaggagaaaatCGTGCCTTTGCCAACCACTTCATCTCCACATATTATATGtgatttccccctctccctcgaCACTTGAAGTTGCTAGTGTACTACCACGCTCTTCGACGGCTTGCCGATCCTTTCCCATCGGTGCAGTGCCAAGATTCCGCCTTGTCCTTAGCACTCGTGTTGCAGCATTGGTTTCCGCCCTCATTTGAACATCGACGCCGTCGACATGGTGGAATGATTCTCCTCCTCATAGGCCCAAACCTGAGAGCCCGGGCACTCGTTGGTCCATTACGCGGCGTTGGGTGCAGCATGGCagatggtggtggggggCGAGGTTAGCCTCAAATAGGCTTTATTTCACGATGTGTGGCTTATGCGCTAAAACAGGCCGATCGTGGAGGGCCCTGCACCGCCTGGATGGCTCAATCTGAGGCATTCAGCGGCGTGGGACGTGCAGTGGATTAGAATGGATAGCGTGGAGCGATATCCTATGACTGAATTCGGTATCGGCTGCGATCCATGGCATGTCGATTGTAATACGCCGGATCCTTTTCCACGTCGAGTCTTCTAACTAACCAGGTTGGCGATATGGCGACAACCCGGATGGACGACTTGGAGGTGTCTACTGTGGGCGGAACATCCCGACAGGAACGGAGATCAACCCATGCGAATGGGCGATGGAGGAGCTCCGCCTTCTCGTTTGTGGACGACCTGCTACGGTACGAACTTTCTTGCCATGTCCAATACGAGCACAGTAGGTGACTGTCTCCACCAGCATAACTCGTGTGGAGTTTCCCGTCAAGACACACGGGTTGTTTCTAGATCGATCGTGATGAGGGCCGAGGACATCACCCTCACAAGTTTGCCGTGTACTACAGTCTCACACGACCTGGCGCTTGTTGATTATTACAAGATCCCTATCAGGCCGACATTTGCAACCGTAACATGAGTAGACATTAAGAGGCAAAAAAGAGGTGTGGTGATGAGAAGAGACGAAGATGGGCGCTGATGAGGAAATTCGTCACGCATTTCGTAGTACCCAGGCACACACGTGAGTATACTGTCCCGTTCATCGGTACAATAATTTGTCCGTGCAGCTGTCATATGAATATCTCTTTCACTTGGGAttgtatttttctttccagatCCTGAAATTAGACCATATTAGCATGCCGAAGCTCAGCGACAAAGGCATGATGATGTTGCAACGTACCATGAATTTCCCACAGTGGGATTCCCATTTTCTTCGGCAAGGCGGTAGTATTTCGCCGCTTTGAACTGCAACGAAGGGCTTCGTTAGGACGACGGTACGTGCCGAGAATCAAATCACCGACTcactttgtctttcttccCACCAAATCCCTCAAGATAACACCATGCCACTTGGTCCATTGCATCGGTATCACCCAGGTTGGCCGCCGTCTCGTAGTATTGTCTTGCGGCAGCGGGATCTTTCTTGACGCCCCAGCCCATGCGGAAACAATTGGCTAGCTCAAAGATGGCGAGAACCAGCTCGCCCTTGGCTTTGCCACCTTTCTTCATGCCAGCACGAAGAGCTTCCGACTCCACCGCTGCCGAGTTGGTGGCAGCTGCTGAAAGGTATTCGACAGCACGAGCTTCGTCCTTTGTACA contains these protein-coding regions:
- a CDS encoding Zinc-regulated transporter 1, which translates into the protein MSTFDPHNVDLDTLDPAQIVCYLNSEGNEYNGHLGARISAIFVILIASSAATFFPVLAKRAPRLRVPIYIYLFAKYFGAGVIIATAFIHLLDPAYDEIGPSSCVGMTGHWADYSWCPAIVLTSLMLVFLLDFGAERYVEKKYGLCRDDPESIVATGGQGHVHTHLDASESQGPASLESKGKHSDEIESQSLDESFIERSFRQQIAAFLILEFGVIFHSVIIGLNLGVAGDEFATLYPVLVFHQSFEGLGIGARMSSIPFRKESWLPWMLCAAYGLTTPIAIAIGLGLRTTYNPGSFTANVVSGVLDAISAGILIYTGLVELLAKDFLFDPHRTKDDKRLTFMVVCLLLGAGIMALLGKWA